Proteins encoded together in one Catellatospora citrea window:
- a CDS encoding electron transfer flavoprotein subunit beta/FixA family protein codes for MKIVVLVKQVPDSGAERNLRADDNTVDRASANNVINEMDEYAIEEALRLQEAHGGEVTVLTMGPDRATESIRKALSMGPDAAVHVLDDALAGTDALGTSKVLAAAISELAPDLVISGAESTDARGQVMPHMLAERLGFAALTGARKLTVEGSQLTVERQTEEGYEVVTAATPAIVSVWDTINEPRYPSFKGIMAAKKKPVATKSLADLGVAADQVGWAGAATTVLSHSKRPARSAGQKVADSGEGGVALVEFLSSEKFV; via the coding sequence ATGAAGATCGTCGTACTTGTCAAGCAGGTGCCGGACTCCGGCGCCGAGCGCAACCTGCGCGCGGACGACAACACCGTCGACCGTGCCTCGGCCAACAACGTCATCAACGAGATGGACGAGTACGCCATCGAGGAGGCGCTGCGGCTGCAGGAGGCGCACGGCGGTGAGGTGACCGTGCTGACCATGGGTCCGGACCGGGCCACCGAGTCGATCCGCAAGGCGCTGTCCATGGGCCCCGACGCGGCCGTGCACGTCCTCGACGACGCCCTCGCCGGCACCGACGCGCTGGGCACCAGCAAGGTGCTCGCCGCCGCGATCAGCGAGCTGGCTCCCGACCTGGTCATCTCCGGCGCCGAGTCGACCGACGCCCGCGGCCAGGTCATGCCGCACATGCTGGCCGAGCGGCTCGGCTTCGCGGCGCTGACCGGCGCGCGCAAGCTCACCGTCGAGGGCTCGCAGCTGACCGTCGAGCGCCAGACCGAGGAGGGGTACGAGGTCGTCACGGCCGCCACCCCCGCGATCGTCAGCGTGTGGGACACCATCAACGAGCCGCGCTACCCGTCCTTCAAGGGCATCATGGCCGCCAAGAAGAAGCCGGTGGCGACCAAGTCGCTGGCCGACCTCGGCGTCGCCGCGGACCAGGTGGGCTGGGCGGGCGCCGCCACCACCGTGCTGTCGCACAGCAAGCGCCCGGCGCGCAGCGCCGGCCAGAAGGTCGCCGACTCCGGTGAGGGCGGCGTCGCGCTGGTCGAGTTCCTGTCGTCCGAGAAGTTCGTCTGA